In the Actinomycetota bacterium genome, TCTACGCGTCCCACTTCATACATCTTTCCCGTTAGATCTTATGGCCGGCAAGTGTATTGCACACCCGCGCATCCCGTCGGCTCGACCCACGCATGCGAGCGACCACAACGTGCAAGCCGCTTCTTTCTCCGCTTTCCCACCTCCACCTTCCTGGAAAAGGATCCCGCATCCTCGACTCCCTTCCAGGGAGCACATTCGACGAGCGCCCTCCCCGCTTCTCCCGCCGGAGCCGACCAATACATATTAAGGAGGGGCGTTCCCGCTTGACAACGCCGCCCCCTCCGCCCTGCCGTTCCCGACGCCGCACCCACCCGGGAGGGCGCCAACCCTTCTCCCTCGGAAAGCTGAATCGCATCCCCCGTTTTTCCACTCCCCCTCTCTCCCGGTCCCGACGTCCGGCCGGACCTTCCTTCCCATCGCTCCGGAAAGAAGAAAAGCGAAGCGGACGAAAAGCCGCCTCGCGAAAACCTCCGGCCGCATACCGGAACCCGGATGCGGGTGAACGCCTACTTGTTGCGCAGGAAGACGGGGATGTCCAACTCCTCGGACTCGAAGACCATGGTCTTCTCCGGCGGCGCCTCCGTCTTCAGGGCCTTGCGGCCCGGCCGGGAGGGAGCAGCGCCGAGCTCGAACCCGGTGGCGATTACCGTCACCTTCAGCTCATCCCCCAGGGAATCGTCGATCACCGCGCCGAAGATGATGTTGGCGTCCGGATCGGCCACGCTGGCGATGATCTCCGCCGCCTCGTTGACCTCGAAGAGGCCCAGGTCCGAGCCACCGGAGATGTTGAGGAGGATGCCCTTGGCTCCCTCGATGGAGGCCTCCAGGAGGGGGCTGGAGATGGCCGCCCGCGCGGCTTCCGAAGCCCGGTTCTCCCCCGAGGCCACGCCGATGCCCATGAGGGCCGAACCGGCGTTGGACATGATGGTGCGCACGTCGGCAAAGTCCAGGTTGATAAGGCCCGGGACGGTGATGAGGTCGGTTATACCCTGCACCCCCTGGCGGAGGATGTCGTCGGCCATGCGGAAGGCGTTGAGAATGGAGGTCTTCTGTTCCGCCACCTCGAGGAGGCGGTCGTTGGGGATGATGATCAGGGTGTCCACCTTCTCCCGCAGCTTCTCGATGCCCATCTCCGCCTGCTGGGCCCTCTTGCGCCCCTCGAAAGAGAAGGGCCGGGTGACCACCCCGATGGTCAGGGCACCTTGCTCCTTGGCGATCTCCGCCACGATGGGAGAGGCGCCGGTACCCGTTCCTCCCCCCTTCCCGGCGGTGATGAAGACCATGTCCGCTCCCTTGATGGCCTCGGCGATGGCCTCCCGGTTCTCCAGGGCGGCCTGCTCCCCGATCTCGGGATTGGAACCGGCCCCC is a window encoding:
- the ftsZ gene encoding cell division protein FtsZ, encoding MPETATNYLAVIKVVGVGGGGTNAINRMIDAGLKGVEFVAINTDAQALLMSDADVKVYIGGNITRGLGAGSNPEIGEQAALENREAIAEAIKGADMVFITAGKGGGTGTGASPIVAEIAKEQGALTIGVVTRPFSFEGRKRAQQAEMGIEKLREKVDTLIIIPNDRLLEVAEQKTSILNAFRMADDILRQGVQGITDLITVPGLINLDFADVRTIMSNAGSALMGIGVASGENRASEAARAAISSPLLEASIEGAKGILLNISGGSDLGLFEVNEAAEIIASVADPDANIIFGAVIDDSLGDELKVTVIATGFELGAAPSRPGRKALKTEAPPEKTMVFESEELDIPVFLRNK